GTTCTTGATTATTGTTTCTTTCCTTCATGACGTTTTTGCAGTACATCGAGTACTTCATAAACATTGACCTTTTGCTCTTGAAGAAGAACTAATAAGTGATAAAGTAAATCGGCTGATTCCCATTTCACTTCTTCTGCGTCACGGTTTTTCGCACCGATAACAACTTCTGTCGCCTCTTCGCCGACTTTTTTACAGATTTTATCGATCCCTTTATCGAATAAATACGTTGTGTACGCCCCTTCAGGCATATCGATTTCACGTTGTTTAATCACTTCGACAAGCTGCGGAAGAATGGCAACAGAGCCTGGACGTTCATTTTCTACCAAGCTTTCAGTAAAGCATGAAGTTGTTCCGTTATGACAGGCCGGACCAGCTGGGATGACTTCAATGACAAGTGCATCCTTGTCACAGTCTGTTTTGATTGAAACTACTTTTTGCGTGTTGCCGCTCGTTGCGCCTTTATGCCAAAGCTCCTGGCGAGAACGTGAATAAAACCAAGTTTCATTCGTCTCAATCGTTTTTTGCAGTGATTCTTCGTTCATATAAGCTACTGTTAATACTTCTTTTGACTGTGCATCTTGTACTACGGCTGTAATTAAGCCTTGTTCATCAAATTTTACGTTCATCGTACACGAACCCCTTTTTCTTTTAAGTAGCTTTTCACTTCTGCTACGCTCGTTTCTTTATAGTGGAAAATACTCGCTGCCAGTGCCGCATCTGTATCAACATCCTGCAGTACTTCACGGAAATGTTCGGCATTGCCTGCCCCGCCGCTCGCGATGACAGGAACCGTTACCGCATCACGTACCGCTTTCGTTAATGCAAGATCAAAACCTGATTTCTCTCCGTCTTGATTCATCGATGTAAGGAGGATTTCTCCGGCACCTAACCGTACCGCTTCTTTCGCCCATTCAACTGCCGTCCATGCTGTTTTATTGCGGCCGCCATGTGTGTAGACCATCCATGTTCCGTCTTCTTCACTGTACCTCGCATCAATTGCACACACAATACATTGTGCCCCAAAATAATCCGCGCCTTCTTTAATAAGCTGCGGGCGTTCCAGAGCTGAAGTGTTGACCGATACTTTATCGGCACCTGCACGTAAAATGCGCTTCATATCCTCGATTGTTCGAATACCGCCGCCTACTGTAAACGGTATCGCCAATGCTGCAGCAGTTTGACGGACAACATCGACCATCGTTTCCCGGCCTTCATGCGAAGCGGAAATATCAAGAAATACAAGCTCATCGGCGCCTTGCTCATCATAAAACTTAGCTAACTCTACAGGATCGCCTGCATCACGCAATTCTACAAACTGTACCCCTTTTACAACACGTCCTTCTTTTACATCAAGACATGGAATAATTCGTTTTGTTAACATACGCCCTCTTTCACTCCCTGTGTCCAAGCCGTCAATAAATACACACCAAACGGCCCCGACTTTTCTGGATGGAACTGCATACCTGTAAAATTATCTTTTGCCACGATGCCCGGCACTTGAACTTGTTCATAGTCAGCTGAGGCGATCAGTTCCATGTCATCGATGCCGCTCGCATAGTACGAATGAACAAAGTAGACATGACGTTCCTGCGGCAAGTCTTCATTACTTAACCATGCTGGTGTTTGGTTTAACTTCAGCTCGTTCCAGCCCATATGCGGAATACGTGTAACATTCGTAAAGCGCTGAATACGTCCTTTGAAAATGCCAAGACCTTTCGTTTGCGCTACTTCATCGCTTTCTTCAAACATCAGCTGCATGCCAAGGCAAATGCCAAGCAGCGGCTTTTTCGTTGTTTGAATGAAATTGATGAGCCCCGTTTCCTCCAGGCGCTTCATCGCATCCGGAAATGCGCCTACACCCGGCAGCACATAAGCATCTGCTGCTTCCAACTGTCCAATCTCGCTTGAAACAATGACTTGTACATCCAATCGTTTTAGTGCCTGTTCGACACTAAACAGATTGCCCATTCCATAATCAATTACACCTATCTTCACGTTAACAGCCCCTTTGTTGATGGCACACCTTTTACACGTGGATCGATTTCTACCGCTGCATCCAATGCACGTGCCGTTGCTTTAAAAATCGCTTCAATAATATGGTGTGTATTATGGCCGTAAGGAACGATGACATGCAGGTTAATGCGTGCTTCCAGTGCAAACTTCCATAAAAACTCATGAACAAGCTCTGTATCAAAGTTGCCTACCTTCGCATTGAGCTCCGGTGTAACGCGGTATTCCAAATGCGGACGGTTTGAGCAGTCAACGACAACTTGTGCTAACGCATCGTCCATCGGTACAAATGCCGTGCCGTAACGTTTGATTCCTTTTTTATCGCCCAATGCTTCACGGAAAGCTTGTCCTAACACAATTCCGATATCTTCTGTCGTATGGTGATCATCAATCCAAGTATCCCCATCCGCCAGTATTTTACCGTCAAACAGTCCGTGCTTAATAAAGAGATCGAGCATATGGTCCATAAAGCCAACACCTGTTTTAATGTCGGCTTGACCTGTACCGTCTAAATTGAGCTCTACTTTAATTTTTGTTTCATTTGTATCGCGATCGATTTTTGCAAAACGTGTCATTATTCTTCTCCTTTATCCCAGCCGCGCGATTCTACCGCTCTTGCATGTCCTTCCAACCCTTCAAGTCGAGCAAGGCGTGCAATC
This genomic window from Solibacillus sp. FSL R5-0449 contains:
- the hisF gene encoding imidazole glycerol phosphate synthase subunit HisF encodes the protein MLTKRIIPCLDVKEGRVVKGVQFVELRDAGDPVELAKFYDEQGADELVFLDISASHEGRETMVDVVRQTAAALAIPFTVGGGIRTIEDMKRILRAGADKVSVNTSALERPQLIKEGADYFGAQCIVCAIDARYSEEDGTWMVYTHGGRNKTAWTAVEWAKEAVRLGAGEILLTSMNQDGEKSGFDLALTKAVRDAVTVPVIASGGAGNAEHFREVLQDVDTDAALAASIFHYKETSVAEVKSYLKEKGVRVR
- the hisB gene encoding imidazoleglycerol-phosphate dehydratase HisB, translating into MTRFAKIDRDTNETKIKVELNLDGTGQADIKTGVGFMDHMLDLFIKHGLFDGKILADGDTWIDDHHTTEDIGIVLGQAFREALGDKKGIKRYGTAFVPMDDALAQVVVDCSNRPHLEYRVTPELNAKVGNFDTELVHEFLWKFALEARINLHVIVPYGHNTHHIIEAIFKATARALDAAVEIDPRVKGVPSTKGLLT
- the hisH gene encoding imidazole glycerol phosphate synthase subunit HisH, giving the protein MKIGVIDYGMGNLFSVEQALKRLDVQVIVSSEIGQLEAADAYVLPGVGAFPDAMKRLEETGLINFIQTTKKPLLGICLGMQLMFEESDEVAQTKGLGIFKGRIQRFTNVTRIPHMGWNELKLNQTPAWLSNEDLPQERHVYFVHSYYASGIDDMELIASADYEQVQVPGIVAKDNFTGMQFHPEKSGPFGVYLLTAWTQGVKEGVC
- the hisIE gene encoding bifunctional phosphoribosyl-AMP cyclohydrolase/phosphoribosyl-ATP diphosphatase HisIE, giving the protein MNVKFDEQGLITAVVQDAQSKEVLTVAYMNEESLQKTIETNETWFYSRSRQELWHKGATSGNTQKVVSIKTDCDKDALVIEVIPAGPACHNGTTSCFTESLVENERPGSVAILPQLVEVIKQREIDMPEGAYTTYLFDKGIDKICKKVGEEATEVVIGAKNRDAEEVKWESADLLYHLLVLLQEQKVNVYEVLDVLQKRHEGKKQ